From one Triticum aestivum cultivar Chinese Spring chromosome 4B, IWGSC CS RefSeq v2.1, whole genome shotgun sequence genomic stretch:
- the LOC123091761 gene encoding glucan endo-1,3-beta-glucosidase-like isoform X2, translating to MPLLLPLLMLLAAGAAGAESATPSLHIGVNYGANADNLPSPTSVATFLATKTTIDRVKLFDANPAFISAFAGTPISLAVSLPNSALPALADKATGLDAARSWIRANLSPYVPATNVTLLLAGNEILLSTDTNLILSLLPAMRRLAQALKAEGLTGVRVTTPHYLGILAPSDGIPSNASFRAGYNTKLFPAMLQFHRDTGSPFMVNPYPYFSYRPETLNYALFRPNSGIYDPATKLNYTSMLDAQMDAIYTAMKKLGYGDVDIAVGEAGWPTQAEPGQIGVGVQEARDFNEGMIRVCSSGKGTPLMPNRTFETYLFSLFDENQKPGPIAERHFGLFNPDFTPVYDLGLLRDGASVAPTPSPNPSPNPSPKPSPSGGGKWCVAKDGANGTDLQNNINYACGFVDCKPIQSGGACFSPNSLQSHASYVMNAYYQANGHTDLACDFKGTGVVTSSDPRADDATLAVLQVTGVASTSPDGTQQATAVRGQGAQPPAHYHLQLGAAVAAATQDCSYCRACAIFFYTRV from the exons ATgccgctcctcctccccctcctcatgcTGCTCGCCGCCGGCGCGGCGGGGGCAGAGTCGGCGACCCCCTCGCTGCACATCGGCGTCAACTACGGCGCCAACGCCGACAACCTCCCCTCCCCGACCTCCGTCGCCACCTTCCTCGCCACCAAGACCACCATCGACCGCGTCAAGCTCTTCGACGCCAACCCGGCCTTTATCTCCGCCTTCGCCGGCACGCCCATCTCCCTCGCCGTCTCCCTCCCCAACTCCGCCCTCCCCGCCCTCGCCGACAAGGCCACCGGCCTCGACGCCGCGCGGTCCTGGATCCGCGCCAACCTCTCCCCCTACGTCCCCGCCACCAACGtcaccctcctcctcgccggcaacGAGATCCTCCTCTCCACCGACACCAacctcatcctctccctcctccccgccATGCGCCGCCTCGCGCAGGCCCTcaaggccgagggcctcaccggcgTCCGCGTCACCACCCCGCATTACCTCGGCATCCTCGCCCCCTCCGACGGCATCCCCTCCAACGCCAGCTTCCGGGCGGGCTACAACACCAAGCTATTCCCGGCCATGCTGCAGTTCCACCGCGACACCGGGTCGCCCTTCATGGTGAACCCTTACCCCTACTTCAGCTACCGGCCGGAGACGCTCAACTACGCGCTCTTCCGCCCCAACAGCGGCATCTACGACCCGGCAACGAAGCTCAACTACACCAGCATGCTGGACGCCCAGATGGACGCAATCTACACCGCCATGAAGAAGCTCGGGTACGGAGACGTCGACATCGCCGTCGGGGAGGCCGGGTGGCCCACCCAGGCGGAGCCCGGGCAGATTGGCGTCGGGGTGCAGGAGGCGAGGGACTTCAACGAGGGCATGATTCGGGTGTGCAGCAGCGGCAAGGGCACGCCGCTGATGCCCAACAGGACATTCGAGACCTACCTCTTCTCCCTCTTCGACGAGAACCAGAAACCAGGGCCAATCGCCGAAAGGCACTTTGGCCTCTTCAACCCGGACTTCACGCCCGTCTACGACCTCGGACTTCTCCGGGACGGCGCG TCTGTGGCTCCAACCCCTTCGCCAAATCCATCGCCCAATCCGAGCCCCAAGCCCTCGCCGTCGGGAGGCGGGAAGTGGTGCGTCGCCAAGGACGGCGCCAACGGGACGGACCTGCAGAACAACATCAACTATGCCTGCGGCTTCGTAGACTGCAAGCCCATACAGAGCGGCGGCGCGTGCTTCAGCCCCAACAGCTTGCAGTCTCATGCCTCGTACGTGATGAACGCCTACTACCAGGCCAACGGCCACACCGACTTGGCGTGCGACTTCAAGGGCACCGGCGTCGTCACCTCCAGCGACCCCA GAGCTGATGATGCCACCCTTGCTGTGTTGCAGGTTACGGGGGTTGCAAGTACGTCTCCTGACGGTACGCAGCAAGCCACGGCAGTACGAGGGCAGGGGGCCCAGCCTCCAGCCCACTACCATCTCCAGCTCGGAGCCGCGGTGGCGGCAGCGACGCAGGACTGCTCATACTGCCGGGCTTGCGCCATATTCTTCTATACTCGTGTCTGA
- the LOC123091761 gene encoding glucan endo-1,3-beta-glucosidase-like isoform X1, with amino-acid sequence MPLLLPLLMLLAAGAAGAESATPSLHIGVNYGANADNLPSPTSVATFLATKTTIDRVKLFDANPAFISAFAGTPISLAVSLPNSALPALADKATGLDAARSWIRANLSPYVPATNVTLLLAGNEILLSTDTNLILSLLPAMRRLAQALKAEGLTGVRVTTPHYLGILAPSDGIPSNASFRAGYNTKLFPAMLQFHRDTGSPFMVNPYPYFSYRPETLNYALFRPNSGIYDPATKLNYTSMLDAQMDAIYTAMKKLGYGDVDIAVGEAGWPTQAEPGQIGVGVQEARDFNEGMIRVCSSGKGTPLMPNRTFETYLFSLFDENQKPGPIAERHFGLFNPDFTPVYDLGLLRDGASVAPTPSPNPSPNPSPKPSPSGGGKWCVAKDGANGTDLQNNINYACGFVDCKPIQSGGACFSPNSLQSHASYVMNAYYQANGHTDLACDFKGTGVVTSSDPSYGGCKYVS; translated from the exons ATgccgctcctcctccccctcctcatgcTGCTCGCCGCCGGCGCGGCGGGGGCAGAGTCGGCGACCCCCTCGCTGCACATCGGCGTCAACTACGGCGCCAACGCCGACAACCTCCCCTCCCCGACCTCCGTCGCCACCTTCCTCGCCACCAAGACCACCATCGACCGCGTCAAGCTCTTCGACGCCAACCCGGCCTTTATCTCCGCCTTCGCCGGCACGCCCATCTCCCTCGCCGTCTCCCTCCCCAACTCCGCCCTCCCCGCCCTCGCCGACAAGGCCACCGGCCTCGACGCCGCGCGGTCCTGGATCCGCGCCAACCTCTCCCCCTACGTCCCCGCCACCAACGtcaccctcctcctcgccggcaacGAGATCCTCCTCTCCACCGACACCAacctcatcctctccctcctccccgccATGCGCCGCCTCGCGCAGGCCCTcaaggccgagggcctcaccggcgTCCGCGTCACCACCCCGCATTACCTCGGCATCCTCGCCCCCTCCGACGGCATCCCCTCCAACGCCAGCTTCCGGGCGGGCTACAACACCAAGCTATTCCCGGCCATGCTGCAGTTCCACCGCGACACCGGGTCGCCCTTCATGGTGAACCCTTACCCCTACTTCAGCTACCGGCCGGAGACGCTCAACTACGCGCTCTTCCGCCCCAACAGCGGCATCTACGACCCGGCAACGAAGCTCAACTACACCAGCATGCTGGACGCCCAGATGGACGCAATCTACACCGCCATGAAGAAGCTCGGGTACGGAGACGTCGACATCGCCGTCGGGGAGGCCGGGTGGCCCACCCAGGCGGAGCCCGGGCAGATTGGCGTCGGGGTGCAGGAGGCGAGGGACTTCAACGAGGGCATGATTCGGGTGTGCAGCAGCGGCAAGGGCACGCCGCTGATGCCCAACAGGACATTCGAGACCTACCTCTTCTCCCTCTTCGACGAGAACCAGAAACCAGGGCCAATCGCCGAAAGGCACTTTGGCCTCTTCAACCCGGACTTCACGCCCGTCTACGACCTCGGACTTCTCCGGGACGGCGCG TCTGTGGCTCCAACCCCTTCGCCAAATCCATCGCCCAATCCGAGCCCCAAGCCCTCGCCGTCGGGAGGCGGGAAGTGGTGCGTCGCCAAGGACGGCGCCAACGGGACGGACCTGCAGAACAACATCAACTATGCCTGCGGCTTCGTAGACTGCAAGCCCATACAGAGCGGCGGCGCGTGCTTCAGCCCCAACAGCTTGCAGTCTCATGCCTCGTACGTGATGAACGCCTACTACCAGGCCAACGGCCACACCGACTTGGCGTGCGACTTCAAGGGCACCGGCGTCGTCACCTCCAGCGACCCCA GTTACGGGGGTTGCAAGTACGTCTCCTGA